In Caldicellulosiruptor morganii, the following proteins share a genomic window:
- the codY gene encoding GTP-sensing pleiotropic transcriptional regulator CodY: protein MQQSLLEKVRKINRIVQSKEKEILDFNKLCCIVGDVTDSTVFFVDANGKIFSKYIMPFVSAEIKANQDGTLKEDVQKFFWSFIDTRINLKLSDIAKIVEVESKRVDIKDIFCTIIPIVGGTRRFGTVVSLKSHTDFTEEDVILLEYVATVVGLELLNLTKEEDEEEKKKREMIKSAIDTLSVSELEALIHIFEELKTNEGLLVASKIADKVGITRSVIVNALRKFESAGLIETRSLGLKGTYIKVLNDLVRNEIENYKHKLKVK, encoded by the coding sequence ATGCAGCAAAGTCTTCTCGAAAAGGTCAGGAAAATAAACAGGATTGTTCAGAGCAAAGAAAAGGAAATTCTGGACTTTAACAAGCTGTGCTGCATTGTGGGTGATGTTACAGACTCAACCGTTTTCTTTGTTGATGCAAACGGTAAAATATTTTCTAAGTATATAATGCCGTTTGTCAGTGCAGAGATTAAAGCCAATCAGGATGGGACTTTGAAAGAGGATGTTCAGAAATTCTTCTGGTCTTTTATTGATACAAGGATAAATTTGAAGCTTTCTGACATAGCAAAGATTGTGGAGGTAGAGAGCAAAAGGGTTGATATAAAAGATATATTCTGTACAATAATACCTATTGTGGGTGGCACAAGGCGATTTGGAACAGTTGTTTCTTTGAAGAGCCATACCGATTTTACAGAAGAGGATGTAATTCTTTTAGAATATGTTGCCACAGTTGTAGGGCTTGAACTTTTAAACCTTACCAAGGAAGAGGATGAAGAGGAAAAGAAAAAGAGAGAGATGATAAAGTCGGCAATAGATACACTTTCGGTTTCAGAGCTTGAAGCTCTGATTCACATATTCGAAGAGCTTAAAACAAATGAGGGGTTGCTGGTTGCAAGTAAAATTGCAGATAAGGTGGGAATAACAAGGTCTGTAATTGTAAATGCATTGAGAAAGTTTGAAAGTGCAGGGCTTATTGAAACAAGGTCCTTAGGATTAAAAGGGACGTATATAAAGGTATTAAATGATCTTGTGAGAAATGAGATAGAAAATTATAAGCATAAGCTGAAAGTAAAGTAG